In a single window of the Nocardiopsis composta genome:
- a CDS encoding flavoprotein — MVSGALAPEGVPELVELLQDDGWQIAVLSTPDGTRFHRPDRLAELTGEQVRVEYRLPGTGAPLPPADAVPACPLTFNSTNKFAQGIADCFAIGLLCEMAGHGVPTVVVPHCKPQLAAHPAFQRSLETLESMPTVTVLHDPDTPEDARLPKWEEVAAALRSVVPHR; from the coding sequence GTGGTCTCCGGCGCGCTGGCGCCCGAAGGGGTGCCGGAGCTGGTGGAACTGCTCCAGGACGACGGCTGGCAGATCGCCGTGCTGTCCACCCCCGACGGCACCCGGTTCCACCGGCCCGACCGGCTGGCCGAGCTGACCGGCGAGCAGGTGCGGGTGGAGTACCGGCTGCCCGGCACCGGGGCGCCCCTGCCGCCGGCGGACGCGGTGCCGGCCTGCCCGCTCACCTTCAACTCCACCAACAAGTTCGCCCAGGGCATCGCCGACTGCTTCGCCATCGGCCTGCTCTGCGAAATGGCCGGCCACGGGGTGCCCACGGTCGTGGTGCCGCACTGCAAGCCCCAGCTCGCCGCACACCCCGCCTTCCAGCGCTCCCTGGAGACGCTGGAGTCGATGCCGACCGTCACCGTGCTGCACGACCCCGATACCCCGGAGGACGCCCGACTGCCGAAATGGGAAGAGGTCGCCGCCGCTCTGCGCTCCGTCGTCCCCCACCGTTGA